The genome window CCCGCTACCCTCTCCGCCGTTCTCAAAGAAGGCCACCACCACTAGGGGAGGGCGAGGATCGTTAGGATCCACTGGGCCGTAGCCCATGTACCAGGCGTGGGATAGCCCCATGCGTTTTCCGGGGATCTCGGCGGTGCCGGTCTTGCCCGCAGTGGGTACCGGGAAATCCTTTAGCTGGAAGCTTGCCGTGCCCTCGGTAACGGTCTGGCGCAGGCCCTGCTGGAGATCGGACCAGTGGGTGCCGGGCACCTGGGTGATGTGCGGGGAAACCGGAGTGTTGCCGATGCGCCTGACCAGGTGGAGCTCCGGCCGTCGGCCCGACATAGCGATAGTCGAGAGCATCCGGGCGATCTCCGCCGGGGTGGCCAGCACCGGCCCCTGCCCGATGGCCACGCTCAGGGTCTCGCCGGGGTACCAGGGCTCGTCGAAGGTCGCGCGCTTCCAAGCTCGCGTGGGCAGAAAGCCCAAGCGTTCGGGGATCTCGAGCCCGGTGGGTTGGCCGATGCCTAACTCCTTGGCCCTAGCGGCGATCTCGTCCACCAGGGGGGCCGAGCCAGGAGGGGAGTTCCACGCCGCTTGGAAGTACCAGGTGTTGCAGCTGTTGGCGATGGCTCCCTTGACGGTCATGGGGCCCATGTTGTAATGGGCCCAGTTGCGCATGGTGAAGCGGCCCACCGTGAAGGCGGCGGTGCAGGGATAGGTGGTTGTGGGGCTGACGTACCCCTTTTCCAGCAATACGCTGCTGGTCACCAGCTTGAAGGTCGAGCCCGGTGCGTAGGGCAGTACGGCCCGGTTGAAGAGGGGTTTGTCGGGGTCTTGGATGAGCCGCTGGATTTCCTCCCGGGGGGTGGGGCGACGGGCGAAAAGGTTGGGGTCGAAAGTAGGGGCGGTGGCCATGGCCAGCACCTCGCCGTTGCGCGGATCCACCGCGATAATGGCCCCTTTGGGTTTTTGGTCGAGGGGCAGGCCGTAGCGCTTGCGGCCCTTGTGGAGATCCTCGAGCGCATCAGCCAAAGCCTTTTCGGCCGCTTTTTGCAAATCGTAGTCGATGGTCAGGTAGACGTCCTTGCCGGGGATGGGCGGGCGGATCACCTGGCTGCGGATGCGTTCGCCGCGGGCGTTCACCTCTACCAGTCGGGCCCCGCGGGTACCGCGCAGGGTGTCCTCCAAACCGCCCTCGAGGCCCGAAACCCCCACCAGCTCGTCGGGGTCGTAGCCCTGTTTGACCTGAAGGGCGTTGGCGAGCTGCACGTAACCTAACACCGCGCCGGAGATGGGGCGGGGGTAGGTGCGCTCGAGGCGTTCCACCAGCTTCAGGTTTTTCTGCCCCGCGGTGAGTTCGGCCAAGGTGGGGATGAGGCCTTCCGGAAGGTTGGCCCGGACGACGACCTCTTGAGCGCGTTCGGGTTTAGGTAGCTCGGAGAGGCCCAGTAAGGCCAGGATGCGCTCCTTGAACTCCACTTCACCGCCCGTGTAGACCAGGTCCACCGCCATGCGGTTGTCGGCGATGAGCTTGCCGTTGCGGTCGAAGATGCGTCCTCGAGGAGCGGTGATGGGTTCAGTGCGCACGTAGTTGCCCCGGCTCTGGGTGGCGTACCGTTCATACTCCACCACCTGTAGCTGCCACAGCCGCAGGCCGTACAATCCCAACACCGCGTAGACCGAAAGCAGTAGCAGCAGCAGGCGGCTATTCATAGCGGGGGCTTTCCAGGCTGCCTCTCGCTAGCCTCAGGAAGAATGGAGCCACCAGCAGGGTCAGGATGCCCTCAGAGGCAAAGACGGAGGCGATGCTTAAAAAGCCGAAGGGTTCTCCTCGCAGCCAGTAGACCATCAGCAGATACCCCAGCCACTTGGTGAGCAGGCTCCCGATGAGCACCGCATACTGCCCTAGCGGCTCGTCCCAGTGGAAGGTGCGCGAGAGCCGATAGAACACGTAGGTTCCCAGCAGGTAACCCATCGGGCCAAACCCCGGATAGCCTGCTGCCGAGAGATCCATCAGCAGGCCCACCGCGAAGGCGAGGATCAGTCCGGTATAGGGCGAAACCCTAGCCGCGATGGCCAGCACGGCCAGAAAGGGTAGGTCGGGGGGAGAGAGCCAGTCCGGCAGCAATCCCGAGATCAGGCTTTGCAGCAAGAAGGTGAGGGCCAGCAGCAAAATCGGTCTCATAGAGGGCGGAGGACCACCACCTCCTCCAGTAAAGAAAGCGACACCGCCGGCTTCACCACCGCCTCCTGACGCAAAGCCCCAGGTGGATGAGGGAGCACCTCTTCCACCTGCCCCACCCGGATGCCTGCCGGGAAGAGGCCTTGCAGCGACCCCGAGAGTACCCAGTCGCCGGGCTTGATCTTCGCCTCGACAGAGAACTCCACCCGCAGCTTGCCCGGAGGTTGCCCGGAGGCGATGCCGCGACCCGGGGCATCCATTAGCCGCACCCCTACCCGTGACTCAGGATCGAGGATGGTGCGCACCACCGCAGTGTTGGGGGTGACTTCGGTGATGACGCCTACCAGCCCTTCCGCCGAGGTGACCGGCATTCCCACCCGCAGGCCCTGATGGCTGCCGACGCCCAGAAACAGCCGCCGGTAGAGCCCAGAGGGGTCCTCGCCCACCACCGGGGCCACCGCCACCACCTGGGGAGCCTGCTCAGCTTTTACCCGGAGCGCGGCGGCGAGCTGGCGCAGCTGGACCTTGAGGCGGGTGTTCTCCGCCTCGAGCTCGTTTGCCTTCTCCCGCAGGGCCCGGTTCTCGGCCCGCAGATCCCGGCGGTCTACGAGGGCGGCTACCGCCCCGCGGAGGTTCTGCCCCACCCGGTAGCTCCATCCGAACCACGGAGCAATCCGGGCGGCCAACTCGCCGGGGAGGGCAGGGGCGTAGGAGCGGGTGAGGCTCGAGAGCACCAAAGTCAGAACCAACAGCCCCAGCAGCAGCACTCGCCGCAGCACCCGCTCAGTCATCGGCCCTACCCCATCGCTGATTGCTGGCGGAAGCCAGCGGATAACCCGCCTGCTTCAAACCCTCCCAGACCCGGGCTACCGGTAGCCCCATCACCGCGTAGAAGTCCCCCTCGAGCCGCTCTACCAGCACCATCCCTTTCCCTTGCACCCCGTACCCACCGGCTTTGTCCATTCCCTCGCCAGAGGCCACGTACCACTCGATCTCCCAGTCTGCCAGCTCGCGGAAAAACACCCGGGTGGCCTCCACCCCCGTGTACTCCGCCCCCTCGGGGGTG of Meiothermus sp. Pnk-1 contains these proteins:
- a CDS encoding penicillin-binding transpeptidase domain-containing protein, whose product is MNSRLLLLLLSVYAVLGLYGLRLWQLQVVEYERYATQSRGNYVRTEPITAPRGRIFDRNGKLIADNRMAVDLVYTGGEVEFKERILALLGLSELPKPERAQEVVVRANLPEGLIPTLAELTAGQKNLKLVERLERTYPRPISGAVLGYVQLANALQVKQGYDPDELVGVSGLEGGLEDTLRGTRGARLVEVNARGERIRSQVIRPPIPGKDVYLTIDYDLQKAAEKALADALEDLHKGRKRYGLPLDQKPKGAIIAVDPRNGEVLAMATAPTFDPNLFARRPTPREEIQRLIQDPDKPLFNRAVLPYAPGSTFKLVTSSVLLEKGYVSPTTTYPCTAAFTVGRFTMRNWAHYNMGPMTVKGAIANSCNTWYFQAAWNSPPGSAPLVDEIAARAKELGIGQPTGLEIPERLGFLPTRAWKRATFDEPWYPGETLSVAIGQGPVLATPAEIARMLSTIAMSGRRPELHLVRRIGNTPVSPHITQVPGTHWSDLQQGLRQTVTEGTASFQLKDFPVPTAGKTGTAEIPGKRMGLSHAWYMGYGPVDPNDPRPPLVVVAFFENGGEGSGVALPAAKKVMSAFWKVNTGSPAQPNPTPSAARP
- the mreC gene encoding rod shape-determining protein MreC yields the protein MTERVLRRVLLLGLLVLTLVLSSLTRSYAPALPGELAARIAPWFGWSYRVGQNLRGAVAALVDRRDLRAENRALREKANELEAENTRLKVQLRQLAAALRVKAEQAPQVVAVAPVVGEDPSGLYRRLFLGVGSHQGLRVGMPVTSAEGLVGVITEVTPNTAVVRTILDPESRVGVRLMDAPGRGIASGQPPGKLRVEFSVEAKIKPGDWVLSGSLQGLFPAGIRVGQVEEVLPHPPGALRQEAVVKPAVSLSLLEEVVVLRPL
- the mreD gene encoding rod shape-determining protein MreD, producing MRPILLLALTFLLQSLISGLLPDWLSPPDLPFLAVLAIAARVSPYTGLILAFAVGLLMDLSAAGYPGFGPMGYLLGTYVFYRLSRTFHWDEPLGQYAVLIGSLLTKWLGYLLMVYWLRGEPFGFLSIASVFASEGILTLLVAPFFLRLARGSLESPRYE